One Cupriavidus taiwanensis LMG 19424 DNA segment encodes these proteins:
- the hpnA gene encoding hopanoid-associated sugar epimerase — MTKNDDVLVTGAAGFLGSAVARQALARGWRVRVLVRPQSPRTNLAGLPVTVAQGDMRDADAVAAALQGVRYLFHVAADYRLWARDPEDIVRTNVDGTLAVMEAAQRAGVERVVYTSSVATLRVAGAQAPVDETAALRPHEAIGAYKRSKVLAERVVEQRVAEHGLPAVIVNPSTPIGPRDVRPTPTGRIIVEAATGKIPAFVDTGLNLAHVDDVAHGHFLALERGRTGERYILGGEDVMLQQMLRDIARLCGRRPPTLQLPRWPLYPLAYGAEAAARLTGKEPFLTVDGLNMSRYRMFFTSDKARKELGYQPRPYQEGLRDALAWFRAHGYLGRG, encoded by the coding sequence ATGACCAAAAACGATGACGTGCTGGTGACAGGTGCAGCGGGTTTCCTGGGGTCGGCCGTGGCGCGCCAGGCGCTGGCGCGCGGCTGGCGCGTGCGCGTGCTGGTGCGCCCGCAGAGCCCCCGCACCAATCTCGCGGGGCTGCCGGTGACCGTGGCGCAGGGCGACATGCGCGATGCCGACGCGGTGGCTGCGGCGCTGCAGGGGGTGCGCTACCTGTTCCATGTCGCCGCCGACTACCGGCTGTGGGCGCGGGACCCGGAAGACATCGTGCGCACCAATGTCGACGGCACCCTGGCGGTGATGGAAGCCGCGCAGCGCGCCGGCGTCGAGCGCGTGGTCTATACCAGCAGCGTGGCAACGCTGCGCGTCGCCGGTGCGCAGGCGCCGGTGGACGAAACCGCGGCGCTGCGCCCGCACGAGGCCATCGGCGCCTACAAGCGCAGCAAGGTGCTGGCCGAACGGGTGGTCGAACAGCGCGTGGCCGAGCACGGCCTGCCGGCGGTCATCGTCAACCCGTCCACCCCGATCGGCCCGCGCGACGTGCGGCCCACGCCGACCGGTCGCATCATCGTCGAGGCCGCCACCGGCAAGATCCCGGCCTTTGTCGATACCGGACTGAACCTGGCCCACGTCGACGACGTGGCCCACGGGCATTTCCTGGCGCTCGAGCGCGGCCGCACCGGCGAGCGCTACATCCTGGGCGGCGAGGATGTGATGCTGCAGCAGATGCTGCGCGATATCGCCCGGCTGTGCGGGCGGCGCCCGCCGACGCTGCAGCTGCCGCGCTGGCCGCTGTATCCGCTGGCCTACGGCGCGGAAGCGGCGGCGCGGCTGACCGGCAAGGAGCCCTTCCTGACTGTCGATGGGCTCAATATGTCCCGCTACCGGATGTTCTTTACCTCGGACAAGGCACGCAAGGAACTGGGGTATCAGCCGCGCCCGTACCAGGAGGGGCTGCGCGACGCGCTGGCATGGTTCCGCGCGCACGGATACCTGGGCCGCGGCTGA
- a CDS encoding MlaC/ttg2D family ABC transporter substrate-binding protein — protein MTIHRLLSVAPLAAMAMASVVHAQAVQPGDLRASPERLVQAAVEGVIGAIQSQPETRAGDLGKITAVVQKQFLPYTDFQRTTRLALGSAWRTATPEQQQQLYEQFQTLLVRSYAVSLAQLREQNVKFRYQPASAAGGATDVVVQTRVINNADEMQIDYRLQRSATGWKIYDINMMGAWLIEVYRKQFADIVARNGIDGLVKYLTTHNARQAAET, from the coding sequence ATGACGATTCACCGTTTGCTATCCGTGGCGCCGCTTGCGGCGATGGCCATGGCATCCGTCGTGCACGCCCAGGCCGTCCAGCCCGGCGACCTGCGCGCCAGTCCCGAGCGGCTGGTGCAGGCCGCGGTGGAAGGCGTGATCGGCGCCATCCAGTCGCAGCCCGAGACCCGTGCCGGCGACCTCGGCAAGATCACCGCGGTCGTGCAGAAGCAGTTCCTGCCCTACACCGATTTCCAGCGCACCACGCGGCTGGCGCTGGGCAGTGCCTGGCGCACGGCCACGCCGGAGCAGCAGCAACAGTTGTACGAGCAGTTCCAGACGCTGCTGGTGCGCAGCTATGCGGTATCGCTGGCGCAATTGCGCGAGCAGAACGTCAAGTTCCGCTACCAGCCGGCCAGCGCCGCCGGCGGCGCTACCGATGTGGTGGTGCAGACGCGCGTGATCAACAACGCCGACGAGATGCAGATCGACTACCGGCTGCAGCGCTCGGCGACGGGCTGGAAGATCTATGACATCAACATGATGGGGGCGTGGCTGATCGAGGTGTACCGCAAGCAGTTTGCCGATATCGTCGCGCGCAACGGCATTGACGGGCTGGTGAAGTACCTGACCACGCACAACGCGCGCCAGGCCGCCGAGACCTGA
- the hpnH gene encoding adenosyl-hopene transferase HpnH, translating to MAIPLLQVARVGAYIVGKHLSRQKRYPLALMLEPLFRCNLACSGCGKIDYPDPILNQRLSVQQCLEAVDECGAPVVSIAGGEPLLHKDMPQIVQGIIERRKFVYLCTNALLMEKKLDQYQPSPYFIWSVHLDGDREMHDRSVCQEGVYDRCVEAIRAAKARGFRVNINCTLFNDAQPERVARFFDSVKALGVDGITVSPGYAYERAPDQQHFLNRGKTRQLFRDILSRGRAGKNWAFSQSTLFLDFLAGNQTYHCTPWGNPARTVFGWQRPCYLVGEGYAATFRELMEETDWDAYGTGNYEKCADCMVHSGYEATAVADTFAHPLKALGVSLRGVRTSGPMAPDIALDRQRPAEYVFSRHVEIKLEEIQRSRPPASRPRPAEASASATTH from the coding sequence GTGGCCATTCCGCTCCTGCAGGTAGCCCGCGTGGGCGCCTATATCGTCGGCAAGCACCTGTCGCGGCAGAAACGCTATCCGCTTGCCCTGATGCTGGAACCGCTGTTCCGCTGCAACCTGGCGTGCTCGGGCTGCGGCAAGATCGACTACCCCGACCCCATCCTGAACCAGCGCCTGTCGGTGCAGCAATGCCTGGAGGCGGTGGACGAGTGCGGCGCCCCGGTGGTTTCCATTGCCGGGGGCGAGCCGCTGCTGCACAAGGACATGCCGCAGATCGTGCAAGGCATCATCGAGCGGCGCAAGTTTGTCTATCTGTGCACCAATGCGCTTTTGATGGAAAAGAAGCTGGACCAGTACCAGCCCAGCCCGTATTTCATCTGGTCGGTGCACCTGGACGGCGACCGCGAAATGCACGACCGCTCGGTGTGCCAGGAAGGCGTGTACGACCGCTGCGTCGAGGCCATTCGCGCGGCCAAGGCCCGGGGCTTCCGCGTCAACATCAACTGCACGCTGTTCAACGACGCGCAGCCGGAGCGCGTGGCCAGGTTCTTCGACTCGGTCAAGGCGCTGGGCGTGGACGGCATCACCGTGTCGCCCGGCTATGCCTACGAACGCGCGCCGGACCAGCAGCACTTCCTGAACCGCGGCAAGACCCGCCAGCTGTTCCGCGACATCCTCAGCCGCGGCCGCGCGGGCAAGAACTGGGCGTTCAGCCAGTCGACGCTGTTCCTGGACTTCCTTGCCGGCAACCAGACCTACCATTGCACGCCGTGGGGCAACCCGGCGCGCACGGTATTCGGCTGGCAGCGCCCGTGCTACCTGGTGGGCGAAGGCTATGCCGCCACCTTCCGCGAGCTGATGGAAGAGACCGACTGGGACGCCTACGGCACCGGCAACTACGAGAAATGCGCCGACTGCATGGTGCACAGCGGCTATGAAGCCACCGCCGTGGCCGACACCTTTGCCCATCCGCTCAAGGCGCTCGGCGTCAGCCTGCGCGGCGTGCGCACCAGCGGACCGATGGCGCCAGACATTGCGCTGGACCGGCAGCGGCCGGCGGAATACGTGTTCTCGCGCCACGTCGAGATCAAGCTCGAGGAAATCCAGCGCAGCCGTCCGCCCGCCAGCCGGCCACGGCCAGCCGAGGCGTCGGCCAGCGCCACCACGCACTGA
- a CDS encoding glycosyltransferase: protein MRIAMALSLLSLAVWAVLLFGRAGFWRVRRPPAAPAPAHWPEVVAIIPARDEADVIGSAVAGVLGQRYPGPLWLVVVDDHSADGTADIARAAAATTARPQALTVIGARELPAGWSGKVWAQSEGLAAADRIAPQARYVWLTDADIRHGPGVLAALVARAESERRDLVSLMARLRCDSVWERLVVPAFVFFFAKLYPFARVRDPRSRVAAAAGGCMLASRAALARIGGFAAIRGELIDDCSLAARIKPGGAIRLDLADDSVSLRPYDHWRSLWDMIARSAYTQLRYSPLRLAGAVAGMVLTYLVPPVLALGWRVWPAWLAWAAMALAYLPMLREYRQPWWLAPLLPVTALFYLAATIDSARRYRLRRGGQWKGRTQAPVRP from the coding sequence ATGCGCATTGCCATGGCGCTGTCGCTGCTGTCGCTTGCCGTCTGGGCCGTGCTGCTGTTCGGGCGCGCCGGGTTCTGGCGCGTGCGCAGGCCGCCGGCCGCGCCGGCGCCGGCACACTGGCCCGAGGTGGTCGCCATCATCCCGGCGCGCGACGAGGCCGATGTCATCGGCAGCGCGGTCGCCGGGGTGCTGGGCCAGCGCTACCCGGGCCCGCTGTGGCTGGTGGTGGTGGACGACCACAGCGCCGACGGCACCGCCGATATCGCCCGCGCGGCCGCGGCCACCACCGCGCGCCCCCAGGCCCTTACCGTCATCGGCGCGCGCGAACTGCCGGCAGGCTGGAGCGGCAAGGTCTGGGCGCAGTCCGAAGGCCTGGCCGCCGCCGACCGCATCGCGCCGCAGGCACGCTATGTGTGGCTCACCGACGCCGATATCCGCCACGGCCCGGGCGTGCTGGCGGCCCTGGTCGCGCGCGCCGAGTCGGAACGGCGCGACCTGGTCTCGCTGATGGCGCGGCTGCGCTGCGACTCGGTGTGGGAACGGCTGGTGGTGCCGGCCTTTGTCTTTTTCTTCGCCAAGCTCTACCCCTTCGCGCGCGTGCGCGATCCGCGCAGCCGCGTCGCCGCCGCGGCCGGCGGCTGCATGCTGGCAAGCCGCGCGGCGCTGGCGCGCATCGGCGGCTTTGCGGCCATCCGCGGCGAGCTGATCGACGACTGCAGCCTGGCCGCACGCATCAAGCCCGGCGGCGCGATCCGGCTGGACCTGGCCGACGACAGCGTGTCGCTGCGGCCCTATGACCACTGGCGCAGCCTGTGGGACATGATCGCGCGCAGCGCCTACACGCAATTGCGCTATTCCCCGCTGCGGCTGGCGGGCGCGGTCGCGGGCATGGTACTGACCTACCTGGTGCCGCCGGTGCTGGCGCTGGGCTGGCGGGTGTGGCCCGCATGGCTGGCCTGGGCCGCAATGGCGCTGGCCTACCTGCCGATGCTGCGCGAGTACCGGCAGCCGTGGTGGCTGGCGCCGCTGCTGCCGGTCACGGCGCTGTTCTACCTGGCGGCAACCATCGATTCGGCGCGGCGCTACCGGCTGCGTCGCGGCGGGCAATGGAAGGGCCGGACCCAGGCACCGGTGCGCCCGTGA
- the hpnI gene encoding bacteriohopanetetrol glucosamine biosynthesis glycosyltransferase HpnI yields MAAGLAAIVPGAALVCVAAGYALAAAWLSRRGPAPRGAMATTPVSVLKPLCGPEPRLYANLATFCRQRHPCFQLVFGVRAADDPAIAVVERLRRDFPDCDIALVIDPQVHGSNLKVSNLINLFRAARHDALVIADSDVAVAPDYLARVTAPLADAGVGVVTCLYRGHAIGGFWSRLGAQFIDDWFAPAVRIAHAGGSRRFAFGATIALRRDALAAIGGFEAVRDRLADDFWLGELTRQLGLRTVLSEVVVTTDIAEDGFTLLWQHELRWMRTIASLNPAGYAFSFVTFTWPMLALGMWLAPLPLVITAAAVGMIARSVLAGGAAAAWRAPLRDGLLLACWALALAGKRVRWREQVLSVRDRQHSGQAPALSPAILPQAGDGKKQAAGAATKSSPNHATFTGIQTKRPL; encoded by the coding sequence ATGGCCGCCGGACTTGCCGCCATCGTGCCCGGCGCAGCGCTGGTCTGCGTGGCGGCCGGCTATGCGCTGGCCGCGGCCTGGCTGTCGCGACGCGGGCCCGCGCCACGCGGGGCCATGGCGACCACGCCGGTCAGCGTGCTCAAGCCGCTGTGCGGCCCCGAACCGCGCCTCTACGCCAACCTGGCTACTTTCTGCCGGCAGCGGCATCCGTGCTTCCAGCTGGTGTTCGGCGTGCGCGCCGCGGACGATCCCGCCATCGCCGTGGTCGAGCGGCTGCGGCGCGACTTCCCGGACTGCGACATCGCGCTGGTGATCGACCCGCAGGTGCACGGCAGCAACCTCAAGGTCAGCAACCTGATCAACCTGTTCCGCGCGGCCCGCCACGATGCGCTGGTCATTGCCGACAGCGACGTCGCGGTGGCGCCGGATTACCTCGCGCGCGTCACCGCGCCACTGGCAGATGCCGGCGTCGGCGTGGTGACCTGCCTGTACCGCGGCCATGCCATCGGCGGCTTCTGGTCTCGCCTCGGCGCGCAGTTCATCGACGACTGGTTTGCCCCGGCGGTGCGCATCGCGCATGCGGGCGGCTCGCGGCGCTTTGCCTTTGGTGCGACCATCGCGCTGCGCCGCGACGCGCTCGCGGCCATCGGCGGTTTCGAAGCCGTGCGCGACCGGCTGGCGGACGACTTCTGGCTGGGCGAGCTGACGCGGCAACTTGGCTTGCGCACGGTGCTGTCGGAGGTGGTGGTGACGACCGATATCGCCGAAGACGGCTTCACGCTGCTGTGGCAGCATGAGTTGCGCTGGATGCGCACGATCGCCTCGCTGAACCCGGCGGGCTATGCGTTCAGCTTCGTCACTTTTACCTGGCCGATGCTGGCGCTGGGCATGTGGCTGGCGCCGCTGCCGCTGGTGATCACTGCGGCGGCCGTGGGCATGATCGCGCGCAGCGTGCTGGCGGGCGGCGCCGCGGCGGCATGGCGGGCACCGTTGCGCGACGGCTTGTTGCTGGCGTGCTGGGCGCTGGCGTTGGCTGGCAAGCGGGTGCGGTGGCGTGAGCAGGTGCTGTCGGTACGTGACCGGCAGCACTCCGGTCAAGCGCCTGCCCTCTCCCCCGCCATTCTCCCGCAGGCGGGAGACGGGAAAAAACAAGCCGCCGGCGCCGCCACGAAGTCTTCTCCCAACCATGCAACGTTCACCGGCATCCAAACCAAGAGGCCGCTATGA
- a CDS encoding lysylphosphatidylglycerol synthase domain-containing protein, translating to MKHLAYLTGLLGLLALTALVIHQGAGDIAAVMAQGGWPLLLLVPLHALPLLLDAQGWRVLLASADPDEHAGVGFLWWVAAVREAVGRLLPTVGVGGELVGIRLTRLRIRDTTAVTASVVVEVMLTMFSQYLFAAAGVLMLVAALRQSASAWIILSGLLLSLPVPVLFALSLRHAALFEKLEGAARRLFGADHRIVAMIDGARLDAQIRVLNQRHRELAKALCWQLAGLVSGTLEIWLALWLLGHPVPLWQALAIESLTQAARHVAFFVPAGLGVQEAVVLLLGQVLGIDAQVALALALVKRAREILFGVPALLSWQWVELRRWRRARAAPGRGHP from the coding sequence ATGAAACACCTGGCTTACCTGACCGGACTGCTCGGACTGCTGGCGCTGACCGCGCTGGTGATCCACCAGGGCGCCGGCGATATCGCCGCCGTCATGGCTCAGGGCGGCTGGCCGCTGTTGCTGCTGGTGCCGCTGCACGCGCTGCCGCTGCTGCTCGACGCGCAGGGCTGGCGCGTGCTGCTGGCGTCCGCCGATCCCGACGAGCATGCCGGCGTCGGCTTCCTGTGGTGGGTCGCCGCCGTGCGCGAGGCGGTCGGCCGCCTGCTGCCCACCGTCGGCGTGGGCGGCGAGCTGGTCGGCATCCGCCTGACGCGGCTGCGCATCCGCGACACCACCGCGGTGACCGCCAGCGTGGTGGTTGAAGTGATGCTGACGATGTTCTCGCAATACCTGTTCGCGGCCGCCGGCGTACTGATGCTGGTGGCCGCGCTGCGGCAGAGCGCCAGCGCGTGGATCATCCTGTCCGGCTTGCTGCTGTCGCTGCCGGTGCCGGTGCTGTTCGCGCTGTCGCTGCGCCACGCCGCCTTGTTCGAAAAGCTGGAAGGCGCGGCGCGCCGGCTGTTCGGCGCCGACCACCGCATCGTCGCGATGATCGACGGCGCGCGGCTGGACGCGCAAATCCGCGTCCTCAACCAGCGCCACCGCGAACTGGCGAAGGCCTTGTGCTGGCAACTGGCCGGACTGGTCAGCGGCACGCTGGAAATCTGGCTGGCGCTGTGGCTGCTGGGCCATCCGGTGCCGCTCTGGCAGGCGCTGGCGATCGAGTCGCTGACCCAGGCCGCGCGCCATGTGGCCTTCTTCGTACCGGCCGGGCTGGGCGTGCAGGAAGCCGTGGTGCTGCTGCTGGGCCAGGTGCTCGGGATCGACGCCCAGGTGGCGCTGGCACTGGCGCTGGTCAAGCGCGCGCGCGAGATCCTGTTCGGGGTGCCGGCGCTGCTGTCATGGCAGTGGGTGGAACTGCGCCGCTGGCGGCGCGCGCGGGCCGCGCCCGGGCGCGGGCATCCCTAG
- the ispH gene encoding 4-hydroxy-3-methylbut-2-enyl diphosphate reductase yields MQVILAQPRGFCAGVVRAIEIVDRALVKHGAPVFVRHEIVHNKHVVQGLKDKGARFVEELDEVPAGAVTIFSAHGVSREVVADASQRQLHAIDATCPLVIKVHTQGRQYAASGRTVILIGHAGHPEVEGTMGQIPGKVILVQNEADVAKLDLPDDTPVAYVTQTTLSVDDTRNIIAALGRRFSNLVGPDTRDICYATQNRQSAVRDLCKLADVILVIGATNSSNSNRLREIGTESGVPSYLIAEGSELDPAWVRDANVVGITAGASAPEAMVEDVIAALRRLGPVEVSTMAGREEHAEFRLPAELADVKPPPASLQSGTDAVPAPANENIAG; encoded by the coding sequence ATGCAGGTGATTCTTGCTCAGCCCCGGGGCTTCTGTGCCGGCGTGGTGCGCGCGATCGAAATCGTCGACCGCGCCCTCGTCAAGCACGGCGCGCCGGTGTTCGTGCGGCATGAGATCGTGCACAACAAGCACGTCGTACAGGGACTGAAGGACAAGGGCGCGCGTTTCGTCGAGGAACTGGACGAAGTGCCGGCCGGCGCGGTGACCATCTTCAGCGCGCACGGGGTGTCGCGCGAGGTCGTCGCCGATGCCAGCCAGCGCCAACTGCATGCCATTGACGCCACCTGCCCGCTGGTGATCAAGGTCCACACCCAGGGCCGCCAGTACGCGGCCAGCGGCCGCACGGTCATCCTGATCGGCCATGCCGGCCACCCGGAGGTCGAAGGCACCATGGGCCAGATCCCCGGCAAGGTGATCCTGGTGCAGAACGAGGCCGACGTCGCCAAACTGGACCTGCCCGACGACACCCCGGTCGCCTACGTCACCCAGACCACGCTGAGCGTGGACGACACCCGCAACATCATCGCCGCGCTCGGACGGCGCTTCAGCAACCTGGTCGGTCCCGATACGCGCGATATCTGCTATGCCACGCAGAACCGACAGAGCGCCGTGCGCGACCTGTGCAAGCTGGCCGACGTGATCCTGGTGATCGGCGCGACCAACAGTTCCAACTCCAACCGCCTGCGCGAGATCGGCACCGAAAGCGGCGTGCCCAGCTATCTGATCGCCGAAGGCAGCGAGCTCGACCCCGCCTGGGTACGCGACGCCAACGTGGTCGGCATCACCGCGGGCGCCTCGGCCCCCGAGGCGATGGTCGAAGACGTGATCGCGGCGCTGCGCCGGCTGGGCCCGGTCGAGGTCAGCACCATGGCCGGACGCGAAGAGCATGCCGAGTTCCGGCTGCCGGCCGAGCTGGCCGACGTGAAGCCGCCACCGGCATCGCTCCAGTCCGGCACTGACGCCGTGCCGGCCCCCGCCAACGAGAACATTGCAGGCTGA
- the hpnJ gene encoding hopanoid biosynthesis associated radical SAM protein HpnJ, with translation MKKTLFLQAPSFDGFDGGAGSRYQAKREIKSFWYPTWLAQPAALVPGSRVLDAPADGLTVQQTLDIAADYELVIIHTSTPSFPTDAKFAEELKRRHPGVMIGMVGAKPAVDPGGTLGASDAIDFVCREEFDYTCQDVAAGKPLGDILGLSYRLPDGSLEHNGQRPMIENMDELPFVAPVYQRDLKIENYFIGYLKHPYVSIYTGRGCRSRCTFCLWPQTVGGHRYRTRSAASVIAEVKWIKENMPEVKEIMFDDDTFTDFKPRVEEIARGLGQLGVTWSCNAKANVPYSTLKIMKENGLRLLLVGYESGDDQILLNIKKGLRTDIARRFTEDCRKLGIQIHGTFILGLPGETRETIEKTIEYAKEINPHTIQVSLAAPYPGTTLYRQAVENGWLEENKVINLVNDQGVQLAAISYPHLSKEDIYHGVETFYKRFYFRPGKIWEIVREMLGSWDMMKRRLREGVEFFRFLRSHEA, from the coding sequence ATGAAAAAAACCCTGTTCCTGCAGGCCCCGTCCTTCGACGGCTTCGACGGCGGCGCCGGCTCGCGCTACCAGGCCAAGCGCGAGATCAAGTCGTTCTGGTATCCGACCTGGCTGGCGCAGCCCGCCGCGCTGGTGCCCGGCAGCCGCGTGCTCGATGCCCCGGCCGACGGCCTGACGGTGCAGCAGACGCTGGACATCGCCGCGGACTATGAACTGGTGATCATCCACACCAGCACGCCGTCCTTCCCCACCGACGCGAAATTTGCCGAGGAACTGAAGCGGCGCCACCCCGGCGTGATGATCGGCATGGTCGGCGCCAAGCCCGCGGTCGACCCGGGCGGCACGCTGGGCGCAAGCGACGCCATCGACTTCGTCTGCCGCGAGGAGTTCGACTACACCTGCCAGGACGTGGCCGCGGGCAAGCCGCTCGGCGACATCCTGGGGCTCAGCTACCGCCTGCCGGACGGCTCGCTCGAACACAACGGCCAGCGTCCGATGATCGAGAACATGGACGAGCTGCCGTTCGTGGCGCCGGTCTACCAGCGCGACCTGAAGATCGAGAACTACTTCATCGGCTACCTGAAGCATCCTTACGTGTCGATCTACACCGGCCGCGGCTGCCGTTCGCGCTGCACCTTCTGCCTGTGGCCGCAGACCGTGGGCGGGCACCGCTACCGCACGCGCTCGGCCGCCAGCGTGATCGCCGAGGTGAAATGGATCAAGGAGAACATGCCCGAGGTCAAGGAGATCATGTTCGACGACGACACCTTCACCGACTTCAAGCCGCGCGTGGAAGAAATCGCGCGCGGGCTGGGCCAGCTGGGCGTGACGTGGTCGTGCAACGCCAAGGCCAACGTGCCGTACAGCACGCTCAAGATCATGAAGGAGAACGGGCTGCGCCTGCTGCTGGTGGGCTATGAGTCCGGCGACGACCAGATCCTGCTGAATATCAAGAAGGGGCTGCGCACCGATATCGCGCGCCGCTTCACGGAAGACTGCCGCAAGCTCGGCATCCAGATCCACGGCACCTTCATCCTGGGCCTGCCGGGCGAGACGCGCGAGACCATCGAAAAGACCATCGAGTACGCCAAGGAAATCAACCCGCACACCATCCAGGTCTCGCTGGCCGCGCCCTATCCCGGCACCACGCTTTACCGCCAGGCGGTGGAGAATGGCTGGCTCGAGGAGAACAAGGTCATCAACCTGGTCAACGACCAGGGTGTGCAGCTGGCGGCCATCAGCTATCCGCACTTGTCGAAGGAAGACATCTACCACGGCGTCGAGACCTTCTACAAGCGCTTCTACTTCCGCCCCGGCAAGATCTGGGAGATCGTGCGCGAGATGCTCGGCAGCTGGGACATGATGAAGCGGCGCCTGCGCGAAGGCGTGGAGTTCTTCCGCTTCCTGCGCTCGCACGAGGCCTGA
- the hpnK gene encoding hopanoid biosynthesis-associated protein HpnK, translating to MIVTADDFGLHPAVNEAVELAHRDGVLNAASLMVGAPAMADAVARARRLPALRVGLHVVLADGPATLPRARIPALVDAHGRFGSAMALDGCRFFFLPAVRRQLAAEIRAQFEAFAATGLPLDHVNTHKHFHLHPTVLSLILSIGREYGLRAMRLPREAGAPWPLRPWLALLRRRLDRAGIAHNDYVVGIARSGQMDEAALLQALAQLPAGVGEIYLHPAVVSGAAIAPSMRAYRHADELAALLSPRVRAALERAASRRGGFADVLGGNMLADDCR from the coding sequence CTGATCGTTACCGCCGACGACTTCGGGCTGCACCCGGCCGTCAACGAAGCGGTGGAACTGGCCCACCGCGACGGCGTGCTCAACGCCGCCAGCCTGATGGTGGGCGCGCCCGCGATGGCGGACGCGGTGGCGCGCGCGCGCCGGCTGCCCGCGTTGCGCGTGGGGCTGCACGTGGTGCTGGCCGACGGACCGGCCACGCTGCCGCGCGCGCGCATTCCCGCGCTGGTGGATGCGCATGGCCGCTTCGGCTCGGCCATGGCGCTGGACGGCTGCCGCTTCTTCTTCCTGCCCGCGGTGCGCCGCCAGCTTGCCGCGGAAATCCGGGCGCAGTTCGAGGCCTTCGCCGCCACGGGCCTGCCGCTGGACCACGTCAATACGCACAAGCACTTCCACCTGCATCCGACCGTGCTGTCGCTGATCCTGTCGATCGGGCGCGAGTACGGGCTGCGCGCGATGCGGCTGCCGCGCGAGGCCGGCGCACCGTGGCCATTGCGCCCGTGGCTGGCGCTGCTGCGCCGCCGGCTGGACCGCGCCGGCATTGCGCACAACGACTACGTGGTCGGCATCGCGCGCAGCGGCCAGATGGATGAGGCCGCGCTGCTGCAGGCGCTGGCGCAACTGCCCGCGGGCGTGGGCGAAATCTACCTGCACCCGGCGGTGGTTTCCGGCGCGGCCATCGCGCCGTCGATGCGCGCTTACCGCCATGCCGACGAGCTCGCCGCGCTGCTGTCGCCGCGCGTGCGCGCCGCCCTGGAGCGGGCGGCCAGCCGGCGCGGCGGCTTTGCCGATGTGCTCGGCGGCAACATGCTTGCTGACGATTGCCGATGA